The Aspergillus flavus chromosome 6, complete sequence nucleotide sequence AACTGGCCGGGGCGCTGGAGAACGAGGACATCATGCTTCTCATCTGCAGAAAGAGTGTCATAATCAAAGTGATCAACGACAACGGAGGAACGGTCGGTAGACAGATGAAGGTCGAGTTCTAAGAGGAGCGAGCTGATAGCGCTGGGGGTAGTGGACTTCCCGGAAAGGGCGAGAAGGACGTTGCCGTCTTTGTTCATGAATTCGATGATGTTCTTGGGGTTCAAAGAAGGTCCGAAGCCTGCATTAGGAGTCAATTGTGCGCCATGGACCACATCCGATTCTCAATGGGTTATTTTGCGAACCTTTCgaccgaggaggaaggaggaggacaTGGTCGTAAGCTCTTTCTCCGAGCTCGAACAAGGAAAGCTTGTCACTCTTGGGCGATTCGAAAGCGAGGTTGTATCCGCGGGCTGTAAGATAGTTAGCATCAATTACTTCCAGTTGTCAATTGTGCCTCACCTTCTAGATCCCCCCAGAACGTAGAGTAAGCATCCTTCTCAGCCTCATCCTCCAGAACAACCAGTAGACGGTTCCCCGAACTACTCAACGCATGTACAACAGCCAAGAAGCCGAACAGCAGTAAGGAAAGACACCACCGCATCTTACAGGGATCCGCGCAGCGGAGCAAAAGAACGACGGCGAAGGATCAGCAGAGGGAATTGGAAATCAAAGCTGGGGTGAACCGGAGTTGTCATGAAGATCGATGAGTATGTAAACGGGCGACGTGTTTGGACCGAATGCCAAGACTTGGTCGCCGCTTTGGAATTGACGGGCGCATTACATGACTTTCGTCACTTTCAACCTCCCctctcctccgtcgcacGTCTCAACCACACACACCACCCCCCAATTGCCTTTCCCTGGACCCCGGGAACCGCTCAATACTACGGTTAACCAATTGCACTCGATCAAGTgcattgttctttttttccccgcCGGTCCCGTCCGCTCAACCGTCTCGCGACCACCGTTCCTGCGAAAAGTTTCTTTTAACGTCCGACTACTTCCTAACCGTTTCCTATCACAATGACTACCCCTCAATTCTGGTCGACGCCTCTCCGCTACCTTCGCTGGGCCTCTCATGAAAAGCCCGCTATCTTCTACTCGCTTGTCGTTGGTGCCATGGGCCCCGTCATGCTGGTGACTCTTCCCCCGATCAGACGGGCCTTCGGCGACGTTGACCCGGAACCCATTCCCCTCACATATCCCAGTAAGTTCATCTCTGCATCGTTACGTGTTATTTCGTTCTTTTGTTTCCGGATCTTCCTGAGCCATGGTTGGCTGACTTGACATAGTTCCCCAGGGACCCCGGGTTATCCCGCAGGGCTACGATGACGAGTAAATCCGCCTGAGACTGTGAATGGAGTCCGTGTCGATTTTCAGATTTGATTTTTGCTTGGTGTATTTAGCTGGGAACTCGAGTCAATTCAAAAGACTACCTACCTACTCTGTCGGACATCTCCGATTACACCGCCTATCGCCTGAGGCTGGGCAGGAGATTGTGTGTTGTTCCGGATTGATATCCGGATAAATGGCTTCTGGATTGCTCGAGGCGCTCTCTTACCATTGCCCCCTCAATCGTCTCTATACCCTCAGGGCCTACGGGCTTGGTGGTCAGCGTGACCGCTGTGTATTGTACAGGAAAATGATTATAGAGCGGTGAATAATGCCATTTGTTTCCTATCCTATGGTAGTAGTCATGGCGGCTATTCACCTGTGACTCGGTAATATTAATTCGTTAAATGACCGGCGTCAGATATCCCAAAGTATGCAAGCCATATTCCCAAGCCAGTAGTGATGTTCTTATTCAGCTG carries:
- a CDS encoding putative NADH-ubiquinone oxidoreductase 9.5 kDa subunit (NADH-ubiquinone oxidoreductase subunit) — protein: MTTPQFWSTPLRYLRWASHEKPAIFYSLVVGAMGPVMLVTLPPIRRAFGDVDPEPIPLTYPIPQGPRVIPQGYDDE